In Mytilus edulis chromosome 4, xbMytEdul2.2, whole genome shotgun sequence, the following proteins share a genomic window:
- the LOC139519443 gene encoding axoneme-associated protein mst101(2)-like produces the protein MAKLIFFVIFLVYGLPNIFARRNSREDLYNEWPGYGLQENLLRHARTANVISSAGPKKPTTGKSSAGPKKPATGTPENIKSQVLQLLNSKADGKSEIKAIEPIEFKKGPPVTTKGNPTKARSTGKKSKVIITKNGQTVKGKKNKTLTSLQNEIKKLQKKITPKPKSTTVSQKKTLTKVEKSKNPKSKATSTKIKKKEVKNSKKIITKPTKGKSKSGTKKVTKAKSKKTKKGSKKNSGKKKVTKSKSKKNGKVTNTKKIKEDTKYKNGKEKIKTKTITNVLSNKSGKNKNKTKVTKKELKNDPKKKKVNIKINLKTAATKLKVKPISIKLKQPAIKNVIAKLKKVKKIETKKLLKKLQKVKVAETSKLDSKLGKIKETQSKKIKDEPKKIQKVETKKLNNLLDKMKKVEKVKLTDKLQKIKHDETKKLNVKLEKIKQLKTKELKADSQKVQKIEAKNIKTELKKVKKAEIKKLDSKLESIKQAKTDNLKAKLEKIKEAKISVIKTKPKKKQQAKINKLNTKLEKMKEVGKKKINAEVKQIKQAKKNEIVAKVEKIKQAKIEKIEALPKKIEKTQAKIIKAKLQEMKQEETKKLDNKLKQIKQVKTKALNAKLNNIKQKETSSIKTKPKNTQQTKINKLNTKLKQIKKVEKKKIVAKLNKIKQAKKSEIKVELKEIKKAAKKLDTKLKKTKQVETKKLTAKIKHIKQEKMKDVKEKLKKVVQVAKIKIKSEPKKVQAVKRKELKAKVKKLKKAETKKVKDKIVKIKKAETKKIKAKLEKIKEVGTKKIEKKLKKMESKPIVIGTPTVKGVQKVNIIKKIKQAKKNLKTELKKEKQVETKNLTAKLKNIKQDKMEKVKEKLNKVKQVGIKKISSKPKKVQAVKKIELKAKLKELKKVETKKVKEKVNEIKKVETKKIKANLDKIKKVETKKIKKMVKEMKKSPIVISKAITGEKIKSLTTQPIKPVQLNSKAKDLKSDIQSIIKGKTSDIIKPTTSKLNKAMNLSTEIGKIKHPKSEILKKELSKLKQEVKTKELKAKLDRIQEVKSKKIETKLEKMKQVKTKKLKTELKKMKQAETKLLKDKIKELGQAKTMKLKAKIEKMEKKKTKKLKTKLKKLEKDKMKKLKVAVKKLEKATEKKLKAAAKKIKKANEKTLKAELKRKQATEQIKKKTDIQEKSALNKMMKMIKTLKSEQKKIDANPVNGSKVISDIKGKQANITKTIIKEKKKPTKKGVVKIVTKIVKGKALRKDAIIGEILESKSNTKTVKGVNKAILKNMFGGTANSDKKKPKQKAAEKLLKKLVIAEVKKENVLGKKIKPSAKKQLLKAIIKDVKKIVKGKALEKKTTTEILKSIKNKTPLQKEIMKNVKKIVKGNELKQIKIAGKTVSKKKTLLNMFGGKSNSDKKKPKQKAAEKLLKKLVIAEVKKEKVFGKKTKASAKKQLMKAIIKDVKKIVKGKALKKKTTTEILNSIKNKTPLQKEIMKDVKKIVKGNALKQNKSAGKPVLKKEKLKNLFGEESNSDRKKPKQKAAEKLVKKLVIAEVKKEKVFKKTKPSEKKQLMKAILKDVTKIVKGKELKQKTTTEILKSITKNTPLHKKIMKDVKKIVKGNALKQNILAGKPVSKKTTLQNLFGGKSSSDKKKPKQKAAEKLVKKLVIAEVKKEKVFQKTKPSEKKQLMKAILKDVTKIVKGKELKQKTTTEILKSIKKNTPLHKKIMKDVKKIVKGNALKQNILAGKPVSKKTTLQNLFGGKSSSDKKKPKQKAAEKLVKKLVIAEVKKEKVFQKTKPSEKKQLMKAILKDVTKIVKGKAIKKKTTTEILKSIKKNTPLHKKIMKDVKKIVKGNALKQNILVGKPVSKKTTLQNMFGVKSNSDKKKPKQKAAEKLLKKLVIAEVKKEKVFGKKTKPSEKKQLMKAIIKDVKKIVKGKALKKKTTTEILKSIKNKTPLHKAILKDVKKIVKGNALKQNKVAGIPVKKKTPLHKAILKDVKKFVKGKALKQNKLAGIPGSKKKTTLNKAILKDVKKFVKGSALKQNKLAGILGSKKKTPLKEAILKDVKKFVKGKALKQNKLAGILGSKKKTPLKEAILKDVKKFVKGKALKQNKIAGILGLKKKTPIHKAIVKDVKKMVKGKALKKNKLTGMFDSKKKKPLHKVIMKDVKKMVKQKALKTNGTKPGVKSVKKNDTLSVLKKLLSKKPAEITANNTANTTANAIINKATGTILEKGIQVKKEANLIKSKIEKMLYRANTMKKGASPKLALKIERMADTIKNQVDEIVTEKNKENSVSMDGLYGADSPMYSNLMHLEVDLLKLLDYMEHSQVKMGDTFQTKELKKELKSATSNDVNVFNKQLGTVMKKMQGIDKKIKEEHKNIIG, from the exons ATGGCAAAACtgattttctttgttattttcCTGGTTTATGGACTGCCTAACATCTTTGCAAGGCGCAATTCAAGAGAAGACTTatataatga ATGGCCAGGATACGGACTACAGGAAAATCTTCTACGACATGCACGCACAGCCAATGTTATATCTTCGGCAGGTCCAAAGAAGCCAACGACTGGTAAATCTTCGGCAGGTCCAAAGAAGCCAGCGACTGGTACACCTGAAAATATCAAATCGCAAGTTTTACAGCTTCTCAACTCTAAGGCGGATGGAAAATCTGAGATAAAAGCGATCGAACCTATAGAGTTTAAAAAAGGACCACCTGTAACCACGAAAGGAAACCCAACAAAAGCACGTTCTACTGGGAAGAAGAGTAAGGTGATAATTACTAAGAATGGTCAGACAGTCAAAGGCAAGAAAAATAAAACACTGACATCTCTCCAAAATGAGATTAAAAAGCTACAAAAGAAAATAACCCCGAAACCCAAATCAACCACTGTTTCTCAAAAGAAAACCTTAACTAAGGTAGAAAAATCAAAGAATCCGAAGTCAAAAGCAACTTCAACcaagataaaaaagaaagaagTGAAGAATTCGAAGAAAATTATAACCAAACCCACCAAAGGAAAATCTAAGTCAGGCACAAAGAAAGTGACTAAAGCTAAGTCAAAGAAGACCAAGAAAGGAAGTAAAAAGAATTCAGGCAAAAAGAAGGTGACTAAATCTAAGTCAAAAAAGAACGGTAAAGTAACTAATACAAAGAAGATAAAGGAAGACACTAAATATAAGAATGGGAAAGAGAAGATTAAAACTAAGACTATAACAAACGTACTTAGTAATAAGTCtggcaaaaataagaataaaactaAGGTTAcaaaaaaagaacttaaaaatGATCCAAAGAAAAAGAAAGTGAATATAAAGATAAACCTTAAAACTGCAGCTACGAAACTCAAAGTTAAACCAATcagtataaaattaaaacaaccagCAATAAAGAATGTTATTGCTaagttaaaaaaagttaaaaagatcgAAACCAAAAAACTTCTTAAAAAGCTTCAGAAAGTGAAAGTAGCTGAAACCAGTAAACTTGATTCGAAGCTTGGGAAAATAAAAGAAActcaatctaaaaaaataaaagatgagCCGAAGAAGATACAGAAGGTTGAAACTAAGAAACTAAATAATCTGCttgataaaatgaaaaaagtGGAAAAAGTAAAACTAACCGACAAGcttcagaaaataaaacatgatgaAACAAAGAAACTGAATGTTAAGCTCgagaaaataaaacaacttaaAACAAAGGAACTCAAAGCTGATAGTCAGAAGGTCCAAAAGATTGAAGCAAAGAATATCAAAACTGAGCTGAAGAAAGTGAAAAAAGCTGAAATAAAGAAACTCGATTCCAAGCTTGAAAGCATAAAACAGGCTAAAACAGATAATCTTAAGGCAAAACTTGAGAAGATAAAAGAGGCTAAAATATCAGTTATCAAAACTAAACCTAAGAAAAAGCAACAGgctaaaataaataaacttaacaCTAAGTTGGAAAAAATGAAAGAGGTTgggaaaaagaaaataaatgcaGAAGTCAAACAAATCAAGCAGGCGAAGAAAAATGAAATCGTTGCAAAGGTTGAGAAAATAAAACAGGCTAAAATAGAGAAAATCGAAGCTTTACCTAAGAAGATAGAGAAGACTCAAGCAAAGATTATCAAAGCTAAGCTACAGGAAATGAAACAGGAAGAAACAAAGAAACTCGATAACAAACTGAAGCAAATTAAACAAGTCAAAACAAAGGCTCTCAATGCAAAGCTAAATAACATAAAACAGAAGGAAACAAGCAGTATCAAGACGAAGCCAAAAAACACACaacaaactaaaataaacaaactCAATACTAagcttaaacaaataaaaaaggtggaaaaaaagaaaattgttgctaaacttaataaaataaaacaggccaaaaaaagtgaaatcaaGGTAGAACTTAAGGAAATAAAGAAGGCTGCAAAGAAACTCGACACTAAGCTCAAGAAAACAAAACAGGTTGAAACAAAGAAACTAACTGCTAAGATTAAACACATAAAACAGGAAAAAATGAAAGACGTCAAGGAAAAACTTAAGAAGGTAGTACAGGTTgcgaaaataaaaattaaatcagaACCCAAGAAAGTACAGGCAGTTAAAAGAAAAGAACTCAAGGCTAAAGTTAAGAAATTGAAAAAAGCAGAAACAAAGAAAGTCAAAGATAAGATTGTAAAGATCAAGAAAGCtgaaacaaagaaaatcaaagcTAAGCTAGAGAAGATAAAAGAGGTTGGAACAAAGAAAATCGAGAAGAAACTGAAGAAAATGGAAAGTAAACCAATTGTTATTGGCACCCCCACCGTTAAGGGAGTTCAGAAAGTCAATAtcattaagaaaataaaacaggCTAAAAAGAATCTCAAAACTGAGCTCAAGAAAGAAAAGCAGGTTGAAACAAAGAACCTTACTGCTAagcttaaaaatataaaacaggaTAAAATGGAAAAAGTCAAGGAAAAACTTAACAAGGTAAAACAggttggaattaaaaaaatcagttcaaAACCAAAGAAAGTGCAAGCAGTCAAAAAAATTGAACTCAAGGCTAAACTAAAGGAATTAAAGAAAGTTGAAACAAAGAAAGTGAAAGAAAAGGTTAATGAGATCAAGAAAGttgaaacaaagaaaatcaaagctaatctagataaaataaaaaaggttgaaacaaagaaaatcaagaaaatgGTGAAGGAAATGAAAAAATCCCCTATCGTTATTAGTAAAGCTATTACAGGAGAAAAGATAAAGTCCTTGACGACTCAACCAATTAAACCAGTGCAACTTAATTCGAAAGCAAAGGATCTAAAATCAGACATCCAGTCAATAATTAAAGGAAAGACATCGGACATCATTAAACCAACGACCTCAAAACTCAATAAAGCAATGAATCTGTCAACAGAAATTGGGAAAATTAAACATCCAAAATCAGAAATTCTCAAAAAAGAGCTAAGTAAATTGAAACAAGAAGTTAAAACAAAGGAACTCAAAGCTAAGCTAGATCGAATACAAGAAGTTAAAAGCAAAAAAATCGAGACCAAACTTGAGAAGATGAAACAGgttaaaacaaaaaaactcaAGACTGAACTTAAGAAGATGAAACAGGCTGAAACAAAGTTACTCAAAGATAAGATTAAGGAATTGGGACAGGCAAAAACAATGAAACTCAAAGCTAAGATTGAGAAgatggaaaagaaaaaaacaaagaaactGAAAACAAAGCTTAAGAAGTTGGAAAAGGATAAAATGAAGAAACTCAAAGTTGCGGTGAAGAAATTAGAGAAGGCTACCGAAAAGAAACTCAAAGCTGCGgcgaagaaaataaaaaaagctaACGAAAAGACACTCAAAGCAGAACTAAAGAGAAAACAAGCTACtgaacaaataaagaaaaagaccGACATTCAGGAAAAGAGTGCATTAAATAAGATGATGAAAATGATTAAAACATTGAAAAGTGAGCAAAAGAAAATTGACGCAAATCCAGTAAATGGCTCAAAAGTAATATCTGACATTAAAGGAAAACAAGCTAATATTACGAAGACAAtcatcaaagaaaaaaagaaacctaCGAAGAAAGGAGTGGTTAAAATTGTAACGAAAATTGTTAAAGGTAAAGCATTGAGAAAAGATGCTATAATAGGAGAAATATTggaatcaaaatcaaatacaaagaCAGTTAAAGGTGTTAATAAGGCAatacttaaaaatatgtttggagGAACAGCAAATTCTGACAAGAAAAAACCTAAACAGAAAGCAGCGGAAAAATTGTTGAAGAAACTCGTAATAGCAGAAGTCAAGAAGGAGAATGTGCTTGGAAAAAAGATAAAGCCTAGTGCGAAAAAACAACTTTTGAAAGCAATAATTAAGGACGTAAAAAAGATTGTAAAAGGGAAAGCACtggagaaaaaaacaacaacagaaatacttaagtctataaaaaataagacaCCTTTACAAAAGGAAATTATGAAGAATGTAAAAAAGATTGTTAAAGGAAACGAACTGAAACAAATCAAAATTGCAGGAAAAACTGTCTCGAAAAAGAAGACACTTCTAAATATGTTTGGGGGGAAATCAAATTCTGACAAGAAAAAACCTAAACAGAAAGCAGCGGAAAAATTGTTGAAGAAACTCGTTATAGCAGAAGTCAAGAAGGAGAAGGTGTTTGGAAAAAAGACCAAGGCTAGTGCGAAAAAACAACTTATGAAAGCAATAATTAAGGACGTGAAAAAGATTGTTAAAGGGAAAGcactgaagaaaaaaacaactacAGAAATACTTAattctataaaaaataagacacctttacaaaaagaaattatGAAGGATGTAAAAAAGATTGTTAAAGGAAACGCACTGAAACAAAATAAATCTGCAGGAAAACCTGTCTTGAAAAAGGAGAAACTTAAAAATTTGTTTGGAGAGGAATCAAATTCTGACAGGAAAAAACCTAAACAGAAAGCAGCGGAAAAGTTGGTGAAGAAACTCGTAATAGCAGAAGTCAAGAAGGAGAAAGTGTTTAAAAAGACAAAGCCTAGTGAGAAAAAACAACTTATGAAAGCAATACTTAAGGACGTGACAAAGATTGTAAAAGGGAAAGAACTGAAACAAAAAACAACTACAGAAATACTTAAGTCTATAACAAAGAACACacctttacataaaaaaattatgaaggatgtaaaaaaaattgtcaaaggaAACGCACTGAAACAAAATATACTTGCAGGAAAACCTGTCTCGAAAAAGACGACActtcaaaatttgtttgggggAAAATCAAGTTCGGACAAGAAAAAACCTAAACAGAAAGCAGCGGAAAAATTGGTGAAGAAACTCGTCATAGCAGAAGTCAAGAAGGAGAAGGTGTTTCAAAAGACAAAGCCTAGTGAGAAAAAACAACTTATGAAAGCAATACTTAAGGACGTGACAAAGATTGTAAAAGGGAAAGAACTGAAGCAAAAAACAACTACAGAAATACTTAAGTCTATAAAAAAGAACACacctttacataaaaaaattatgaaggatgtaaaaaaaattgtcaaaggaAACGCACTGAAACAAAATATACTTGCAGGAAAACCCGTCTCGAAAAAGACGACActtcaaaatttgtttgggggAAAATCAAGTTCGGACAAGAAAAAACCTAAACAGAAAGCAGCGGAAAAATTGGTGAAGAAACTCGTCATAGCAGAAGTCAAGAAGGAGAAGGTGTTTCAAAAGACAAAGCCTAGTGAGAAAAAACAACTTATGAAAGCAATACTTAAGGACGTGACAAAGATTGTTAAAGGGAAagcaataaagaaaaaaacaactacaGAAATACTTAAGTCGATAAAAAAGAACACacctttacataaaaaaattatgaaggatgtaaaaaaaattgttaaaggaAACgcattgaaacaaaatatacTTGTAGGAAAACCTGTCTCGAAAAAGACGACACTTCAAAATATGTTTGGGGTAAAATCAAATTCTGACAAGAAAAAACCTAAACAGAAAGCAGCGGAAAAATTGTTGAAGAAACTCGTAATAGCAGAAGTCAAGAAGGAGAAGGTGTTTGGAAAAAAGACAAAGCCTAGTGAGAAAAAACAACTTATGAAAGCAATAATTAAGGATGTAAAAAAGATTGTTAAAGGGAAAGcactgaagaaaaaaacaactacAGAAATACTTAAgtctataaaaaataagacaCCTTTACATAAAGCAATTTTGAAGGATGTGAAAAAGATTGTAAAAGGAAACGCACTGAAACAAAATAAAGTTGCAGGAATACCTGTGAAAAAGAAGACACCTTTGCATAAAGCAATTTTGAAGGATGTGAAAAAATTTGTGAAGGGAAAAGCACTGAAACAAAATAAACTTGCAGGAATACCTGGTtcgaaaaagaagacaactttaAATAAAGCAATTTTGAAAGATGTGAAAAAATTTGTTAAGGGGTCAGCcctaaaacaaaataaacttgCAGGAATACTTGGCTCAAAAAAGAAAACACCTTTAAAGGAAGCAATTTTGAAGGATGTGAAAAAATTTGTGAAGGGAAAAGCACTGAAACAAAATAAACTTGCAGGAATACTTGGCTCGAAAAAGAAAACACCTTTAAAGGAAGCAATTTTGAAGGATGTGAAAAAATTTGTGAAGGGAAAAGcactgaaacaaaataaaattgcagGAATACTTGGCTTGAAAAAGAAGACACCTATACATAAAGCAATTGTGAaggatgtgaaaaaaatggtGAAAGGAAAagcacttaaaaaaaataaacttactgGAATGTTTGACTCTAAAAAGAAGAAACCTTTACATAAAGTAATTATGAaggatgtgaaaaaaatggtTAAGCAAAAAGCACTGAAGACAAATGGGACAAAACCAGGAGTAAAAAGCGTGAAAAAAAACGACACACTTAGTGTTCTTAAAAAACTTCTTTCAAAGAAACCAGCCGAAATAACAGCCAACAATACTGCAAACACAACGGCAAATGCAATTATAAACAAAGCGACGGGAACTATACTGGAAAAAGGAATTCAAGTCAAGAAAGAAGCCAATTTAATCAAATCTAAAATTGAAAAGATGCTATATCGCGCAAATACGATGAAGAAAGGTGCTTCACCAAAATTAGCGTTAAAAATAGAAAGAATGGCTGATACAATAAAGAATCAGGTAGACGAAAtagtaacagaaaaaaataaggagaaCAGTGTATCGATGGACGGTCTATATGGTGCTGACTCTCCTATGTACTCAAATCTGATGCATCTGGAAGTTGATCTCCTAAAACTTTTAGATTACATGGAGCATTCACAAGTGAAAATGGGCGACACGTTTCAGACAAAAGAATTGAAAAAAGAATTGAAAAGTGCAACTTCGAACGATGTGAACGTGTTCAATAAACAACTTGGCACAGTGATGAAAAAGATGCAAGGAATTGATAAAAAGATAAAGGAGGAACACAAAAACATTATTGGATAA